Genomic segment of Pogona vitticeps strain Pit_001003342236 chromosome 15, PviZW2.1, whole genome shotgun sequence:
AAAGTGACTTTGGAACACACCGCCTTGAAAACAGATTGCTTTTTCTTATGTAACATTTGAATCGAACCAGACAGCCACATGGTGCTGGGTTTAGACCCAGATAATGCGCCCCAGAGAATTGCACCAGGCGGAGAACCGCACACCGATGGGGTCCCACGATCTGATCAGCAGTTTTATTGGAATAATCACGCCAAACGTAGCATGCAAACCGTTTATTTCTGAGTTGCATACAAAGGATGCTGAGCACTGCCCCCAAATCTCAGAGAGCGGTGGCTACCAGCCAGAGTTGGCAGTGCTAGGCTGGAGGGACTCGGTCGGTCCAAGGAatatccgtgtgtgtgtgttctgaccggtttgtgtttgtgtgtgtgagtaaCAGAGAAGGAGACGGTATGGCTGCTCAAGTGTCCTTAAGACAACCAGGCCAGGAATAAAGGATGATGGGAATAAGAATTCCTTAGCCACCCGAAGGATCCCATCTCCCCCGACGCCGGTCTAGAACGTGGTACAGGAATTCTGGCTTCTGAGAAATGGCCTCCCGCAGGAGTTTCCATGAATACAACTGAGTAGATGGACGCGGCTCGGTATTAACTCGGTCGCAAGGATTATAGCTCGTAGAGAAACAACATTGGCCTGCTCCGTTAGATCAAACCtctttgagccccccccccccccggtgtcctGTCCGCAGCCAGGAAGCCCGTCACAAAACTCAGCGTTTTAGCAGCAGCCTCCGAGGCGGACAGATATCGTGCTGCTGAGCCGGGGGGTTCCATTCAGCGGCCCCAATTCTACACAGATTTTACCCGCACTCCTGCTACGGTCGAAAAATCGCCTCTGGTCTATTGACCGTCACAGATATTCCCCAAAGAGAGCTAGTATGATTTTGCAACGGAGTCATGACTTAGAGCTGGCGTAGGAAAACTTTTCTGCAGGTGCagttggaccgcaactcccatcatccttaggaGTGGGTCATCCTGACTAAGGGAGGATCACCAAGGATGATAGGTGTCAACGAGTCCAGCAGCGTCCAGGAAGCCACAGGTCCCTGCAACATACCTGAACATATTTGATGCAcccgatatttatttattttatttattttcctgcctTTCCATGGAAAGATAGTGCCCGGAGCAGCTGGCAAAGGGTCTTATCCCACTCAGGATGCAGAAAGACTTTCAGGCAGTTTTAAATCCAGGGCGAGCCCAATGCGGCCTTCCTGCTGTTGATGGACTCAAACCCCCATCATCCTCTTCCTGGTTGTGGATGGTGGGAGCGGGAGTCGAAAAACCAGCTGGAGGGTGAACAGTTCCTGCCTCCTGTTTTACACCACGTCCCTGATGTTTGTAGCACTTAATCCAGAAgaggttgtgtgtgtttttttgtttgattgtttttttcaGTGTGTCTCCTGCCTCAAGGACCTTAGAATCAGAATTTCGATAGGAAGAACATCGGGAGGGGGGAGGATGATGGTGAGCTCCTGAGATTAGCAGCAACAGTGAGTCATGGCTTCCGAATTAACGTCTATTTACATTCCTTTTTGGTtgcaaaaggcaggcaggcaggaacgGGTTCGAAGTGGTTCTCCAGCTGTTTTGGATAACAACTCCCATGAGCCACAAACAGCATGGCATTAGGACAGCTGGAGTCCTAAGCCTTGAAAGATGGCCCACCCCCTGTTGACTAAAGCAACAGTTCCACTTCTCATAACCTCCGGATGCCATTGATGGAAGCGAAGATGCAGCTTATGGCCTCCGTTGTTAGCTTTTGTTCTGAGGCTCTGGAGGGCTTTTCTGTTTTCGGGTTATGGTCTGGCCtgcccaccttcccccccccaagaaacaagTCCAAACCTCAAGCAAGCTCAGAGCAGCACCTCTTCCACATCGCTGTCAAAAGAGGACAGACCTGAAAATACAAAAAAGTTAGAGGAGAGCGTCCAGAGCCTAATTTGGAAAGGGGTCTCGCGGAGCGTGTCGGAACGGTTCTGCCTGGCGATCAGCTCTGGGTGACTTGGAAATGCATCACTTTAAAACCCACGCATAaggaaggataaaaaaaaaatagctgctaaACGCTTTTCTGAGCAGGGCTGCCGAGGTGGTTCATGGGTTTTGAAGCATTTTTGACAAAACCCAAGAAAACGAAGTTTATCGAGTTGACCAAAGACGAAAGGGGGCCGAAGCGAACCACCAAAGCCATCAGCCGGAAAGCAGTCCGGGCAAAGAGAGCCAACGGTTGCAACGACTAGCAGGTactccacccatccacccccataATCTTGGCCCTATGGCAAAAACACACCTCTTGACATGGCCCCGATGCGTAGATTTCCATGGGGCGGGTGCCACGGGAACTAATTCTGAGAAGAGTTTCCTAAGAACCCAAGTAGATTTCCCAGGGCCCCCGGAAGGGGTTCCCAAGGATCCCAAACGGCTTGGGAAGGGATGCCGAAGAGGGTCTCCCCCTTCGTTCCCGCCCCCGACTCACCGGTTTCCAGAGCCTCCTCGCCTTCGGCAAAGAGCTCGTCGGGATCCGGATCCTCGCCCTCCTCTTCCAGCAACGAAAAGGTCTCTGGGGGCCACCGCAGCTCCCCGCTTTCCACCTCGCCCTCGCTGGGCTCCACCACGATGGAAGGCAGGCGATCCTTCCCGGCCCACGGCTGGCCGTAGTGGTCCTCCTCGTAGAGGCTCTGCTCGGTGGCTCCCGGGCACAGCGGCCCGCACGGCGGCAGGCCATGGCGTCGCCCTCGGCACGAGACCTCGGGAGCTTCTCTGATGCACATCTCCTCGTACGGCGGTTCGGCAGGATCCCGGCTCATCTCCTCGCAGGCTTCGCCGGACAGCTCCTCACCGGGCTCAGAGGGAGGGTCCCCTAAAAGATCTGCCCCCAGGCCCTGTGGCGGGCTGAGGAAGAGCTGCAGGCGGAAACCCAACAGGGGGAGACTCAGATCAGAGCGGCGGTAAACAACCCGTGTCTTTCTCTCTTCCCGCCCTGTCAGCCTCTTGCGATGCGTATCGCCCGGAAGGCTTTTGCCAATTCGCTCTGGCCAACTCTAGTCAACTCAgtagctcagctcttgcaaagcgGTTCCCCTTTGTGCAAGCAGCTGAGGTCTGGCAAAGCTCATCTGATCTCTCAGCCTCGTCCCTGATATCTTGTGGAACAAGGCCATTCAGCTCTCGAAACTGCCGGGAACCCTGGCAGAGGAGGGGAGGATGATTAAAGGGATGGAGGAGCAGCGAGAAGAGGGGAAGGGTGGCGTGGTCGTACCTGGCTGTCTAGAGAAGGCGCTTGCAGGGGGAGGTTCTCCCGGGCCGAGAGCCATTGCATCTCGTGGTCAGCATTCAGACCTCCCTCGTCGCTTGTGGATGGATCCAGACCCTCTTCTGTTGGCATCGGGCAGGAAGCGTAGGCTTCGGCAGAACCCTCTGGACCCTCGCAGCCCCCCATTCTTTCTGTCATGACCGCATCTGCGAGGCCAGGCTCAGCGCTAAGCCGACCGATGCTTCCCAACTGGGCAGAGTTAAGGACAGAATATTAACATTAGAAGAAGAGTAACAATGACTTAATGCATAATCAATAttgatctttccttccttccttccttccttccttccttccttccgtgactgactgactgactgactgattgattgattgattgattgactgactgactgactgactgactgactgactgactgattgattgattgattgattgattgattgattgattgattgattgattgatataccaccccattagagCAACCACTATTTTAGGCAGTTTCCAGGCTAAAACTTCCAACCCCACCAGACCTCACATACACcatatattctatatattttacatataaatatacactaataaaatactgtataatctaTTATATGTAAAGTATACATAGTAAAGTATCTAATATAATTGTATTAGCATTAATATTACATTAGCATTAATGTTAATGTAAATATTAATATTGGTATTGActgatatttattttaataaacagGATGATAAATTGGAGGAAGATGAATAGTATTTCATGGATTTCAACAGTCTGaatagaaatagcattttctcaCTTTTTCCTCACGTTATAGCATATTTCAGATAAATTCCACTGGACCCTTTTAAATGCTATAATGCCCATAGTGGGGGGGTGTATTTAAATTAGGAATAGTACATAAAAATGCATGTATTGTCAGAAAGCATGCATTAAAActgctcaatagctcagtggcttaagtctctggctgcggagttgggagtttgaatccccactggggctggacttcatgGTCTATATAGAgtcccgtccagctctgcagttttaaaatgattgTTATAATGATGATGGTTAAAACACCCACCTTAGGAAAAAATGCATAGGAAATGTCTATGAATTCCAAATTGGGAGAAAAAAATCTGGGGCCAAACCAGAAAAGGAGGAAGTTGTTGGGCGGGCTGGCAAAAATGCAATTTATTTGCAACTCAGGGACCCCCTAAGTTCCTAAAATAAGATATCGCTTTCTGTCGGCTAAAGACTTTTTCCCTGTGCCCACTTAACGGGGCGGCCTCGTATGTACAAGCCTTGCCCCTCCCTGGCCGCAGAATGCCTAAGGACGGGGGCAGCTTAGGAAGGATTAGGGTCAGGGGGCCCCCACCCCGGGCCGAAAAGCTCCCACATGCCCGAGGTGCTGTAAATCGCTCTGTCCTCGTGGCCAGGATAATCCCTCGAGCTGCGCAAATTAACCCCACATCTACAAGATGTATTTTTCTCTCTCGGGAACCAGGAAGATCTGGGGCGTAGCGACATCTTATTTTCTAAAAGACTACAGTATTCCCTATGTCGTCGTGCCTCCAAAACGTCCTCTCCTGAGCCCTACTCGGCTCTTGCCAAGATGAGCCTGGTGGTTTCTTTTCTGGAGTCAGTCCGTCGCATACTCGGCCCTTCctcatttcctactgccttcaacatTTGCAAGCCTTAGTGTCTCCTCCTCACTGCGAACCTCAAAGGCGAGCAACGAGGTGGAGATCCTGTTTTCTACAGAGCCTGCCTGCAAGCCCTGCCTGCTTGAGCTAGGGCAAAAAATGgctcatctctcccccccccaaatctccccaaaatcaggctgcaaatcaaaacaTGACACCACccgaggcagaaaaaaaaaccagtttccTCTCATGCCTGATAGCAAATGTGCAATAATGTCTATTTGCCATCTTTTTCATGATGTGATGTTGttattatattgttgttgttatataccTGCTCAGTTTACACACATGGGCACGAACAGATCTTCTGCAAACAAATGTTCCCAGATCAATTTCGTCTGAAAGAAGCAGATGGCCATGAACAGGCGCAGAAAACCCTTCGTTATTGTTAGACTAAAATGCCCATCGTCCTGCTTAGGGCTAGCTGGGACACAGAGTCCAGCCTTATCCGGAGAACTGAAGCCCTAGAAAGGCCGCCTTGAGGTTTATTACTGATTCATTAtggtttgcttgtttaaaatatttatgctcTGCCTTTCTCATGAAAGTGGCCGCTTGCTTTCGTTATTATTTTACTGccctataaatatttatattgaaTGCTGGAGTACTATATTATACAATATCCAAGTTGGGTAGAATGtagagtataaatattttaaataaacgaatcaatgaaaaataaattcatttaaaagaaaaacaaccacccaaaCATATGAAACTTGCTAGAAGCAGGTTCAACAGCCCAAAGCAACATTAATTAACTTCTCGAAAACTGGGGTAGAGAACGGGCTGAAATTATGCAGAAGCCATGCCAAGGAAGAGCACCTCTTGTTACATTTCTGCACATTGGGCAGCTATTAACGTCCTGACAAGGTCAGGACAAAAGTCGCCAATTTTGGCAACTCTCGTTCCTATTCCACGTGGTGGAGGGGTGCTCTGTTTGCCAGCCTATAGGGTTGGACTGGAGCTTTGCTAAATAGCTGGTTTAATCTCAGGAGCCTAAAAACTGCAGAAATTGGTGCAATGTGATGCGTTTTTCTGACACATCGAAAACAATGGCCCCTGCCCACAGTTTTGGGGAGGATGGAGTAGCTTCACATGTAACCCCCATCGGCTCTTAGCCTGGTACTATAAAGTTCCCCAAACGGCCACACCTTCGTTTCCCAGATCTCATGGTTTGGAGATTCTCCATCATTTATAGGGAGATTTCCTCATTCTAAAGAAGTCAAAATGCCTGTTCTTGGggttatatcatcatcatcatcatcatcatcatcatcatcatgatgtgctgtcaaaCCATTTCTAATTTAGGGAAACCCTTTACAAGGGTTTCCCGgcagagaataatcagaagtggtttctcctttcttctagggctgccctgggactgtgcagcttgcccaaggctacccaggctggctcttctccctgaacTCCCAATTTTGGGTTTTAAAAGATCCTTTAAAAGATCCCCACCCTCGTAATCTTCTAGGATAAGGGTTTTGGGATGTGGGATTTGGGAGGTCCTTGATTCATCCACCTAGAGAAAACCACCCAGCCCCTAAATCCTGGGAAAAACAACAATTTTCAGTCAACACTCAGTGGTTCAACCTctgggaagccagaggttgggagtttgaatccccgccgtgcctccttgacaggggctggactggatgatccaaagggtcccttccagctctgcaattttaagaGGACGAtgatgaataaatgaatttagCAGCCGTCGGCATGGCTGCTGATCTTCGAAGGCCATAACAGGCTCTGTGTTTGGAAAGATCGCCTGTCCCTATTACCTACAACAGCATACACATTTGCACGCACACGCTCCTCTCCTCCCCTACCCCTTTCTCACCTTTTCCTGCAGGTCTTGTGTTCCGGAGGAAGGCTTGCCTTCACATTCCCACGCTGCTCGTCCTCAGTGAGACACCGAAAAAGGCCCCACGTCCACGGGTGGAGACAACCTGTCCCGTCGGCTCGGCAAAGAGGACAGAATGGGTCCGAAGGGAAGGAGCGGCTGCCCGAACCCGGGTCGGTGAGGTTACCCCAGGACAGCGGGCGGCCTGATCAGCCATCTACTCCGGGGATATTATAATCGCCCTCTGAGCTCATGGAAAACTCCCTGAGAACGGCTAATGAGCTCAGGGCAAAAAGAAGAGCCGGTCACCAGGCCTCCGGCGAAAGGCGGATCAGGGTCGGAGGTGTCTTACTTAAGAGGGAGCCGGGAGAGAGTATCTGCCATTTCCCTATGAGTGCCGGAGGGTTGCCAACTGACCCAGCCTCCCCAAGCTTGCCTGCTCCTGCGCTTCGAGACGGACACCTGGACTTCAACAGCTGAGGCTCTAAAGGCCACGAGGATCAGAATCGTAGTGGCCGACTTATGTCCACAAGTCCGTGGCTGCTGTTCAAAGGCATGGGAGCAGGGCCTGCTGTGGTATTTGGCAATCTGTgagatattttctctctctctgcatctcATTCAGGCCACTTCAATCTGTACgatctgttttttctttcccaCCACAGCCCTCCTTTCACCGTCGGTGAAGAATGATCCAGCTACGAGCAAAGTCTGGTTTTGCGCACAGAGTGGGAGGCTTCTGATCCCTGACCTCGGAAAGCAAAATGCCGTGTGGTGCTGGGGAGGGATCCAGACCTGATGGTTGGTGAAATGCAGTGGAGGAGAAATACAAGGAAATTTAGTTCTGGGACATGATTTTTCCAGAGGAAAAATGTTGACGTCAGCTATCCTGACTGAGGTAGTGGTGAAGTTCTTACATTTTGCAATTGTTTCTGACAGATCCATGGGTGAGGTGATAACGAGGCTTTCAAGTTTCAACGACGATTTGTGAAAGAGCACCAGTGAAGAAATAATGAGATGTTTAGGTATTAGTATTTATGGGTGATGTGGAACAAAGTGGAAACAGAGCTTTGTCTTTTTcacttggctggatagctcagtggtttaggtccctaGATGTGGatccagaggatgggagttcgaatccccccacctgtgcctcctgggagaagagccagcctgggtggccttgggcaagctgcgcagtcccacagcgcccctagaggaagggaaagggaaagcactTTTGAGTCTTCtccacttagaaaaccctgaaaatgggtcaccctaagtcaaaattgacatgatgattattattaatagggGCTTTAATGGCATGTTATTGTTGTGACAGAGCCATGCTTGAGGTGATAACGAGGCTTTCAAATGTCATGCTATTTTTGTGACGGATCCACCAAGGAAGTGAGAATCAGCTTTCAAGTTCTACTATTCTTCGGGACTTATTATTATCCAAGGAAATGAGAGAAGGATTACATTTATTTCCACGGTGTATTTACCAGGTTTGACATGGAAGGACTTGTATATCCTGACACTCAGCATAAAGCCCTGGGTTCGGGATTCTTTTATTCTGATTGTATATCTCCTGCACCGGCCTCCGGTTGGACATTTCTAACGAAAAGCTAATTTCGCGCTGGTCAGAGATCTTTCGTTAAACCTCGGTGTGTTTTGCAGATTTAAAGTTACCAAATTGGAGGTAAGCGGAACACCCATGAGATCAGTAAGGCTTACTCAGAAAGCAGGATTATGGGTATGTTGATCCTCATAAATTGGGTATTATCCTGCATACAGCTGTTCTTCCTCGTATGTATGTGGACTTCTGCATCCGTTCCAGTCCTGATGCTGCATTTCAAAGCTAAATCATTATAAGGACGCTGACGGTATGCACAGAAAATCATACTTTTTTTATCTAACCATGAACATGTCTTTCTTTACAGATGCTAATCTGAAACAGGTttagtgaaaccccgccctccacgcttgtgcagcaaccagaagatgacatgactgtacagtatttgaataaatgtagattgctgtacatgaaaaaaataaaacatcccctgaaaataagccctaatgtgtttttttggagcaaaaattaatataagaccctgtcttgttttgggggaaacacggtacatacatacatatataacttaatttaatatactgtatcttCCAAGCTCATAATTTTCACTTACTGCatgtgtttttttattctttctttcttcctttctttctggctGTATTtgcaaattttcattttaaaataaaggatgGCGACGAGAACAAGCACAACAGATCAACGGCCCATCAGATGTGTTTATGTGAAATTCTCTGGGACTCTAACCAGCCTAGACCATCTTTCAGATGTattgggattacaactcccatcattcacaGCCACCAGCGATCATGTTCGCCTAACACATCTGATGTTCCTGGGTTACAAAATACTAAGCTATCTGATGCCACCCctctcctgtatttttttttcagtccctcCGCAAACCTCACATTTCCCTTAAGTTTGGTTGTATCCCTCAGCTCCCATCCTATACGGAAACCAGTTTTTCCAACTGAATTAAAGGTATATTCTTCCTTTActtattccccaccaccacccattttGTTCTTCTGAATTTCAGACTGAGATCTCTAGCATCTGCCTCCTCGTTATTGTTGCTAAAAGTTCTGTAAAGCAACCAGGTGGCACTGCCGAAATTATCTATGAGTCCTTCCTGAGCCCGTGGCCCTGTGCATATGCAAGCTTTCGTAGCTACACATAACGCTTCACCAAACAAGTGTGGAGTCCGGATTAATAATTAGATTAAAAATTAGAACATGAAGAAGCAGAGACCCAGGATCTCCAGCTgctttttt
This window contains:
- the LOC110080971 gene encoding uncharacterized protein LOC110080971 isoform X2 produces the protein MTERMGGCEGPEGSAEAYASCPMPTEEGLDPSTSDEGGLNADHEMQWLSARENLPLQAPSLDSQLFLSPPQGLGADLLGDPPSEPGEELSGEACEEMSRDPAEPPYEEMCIREAPEVSCRGRRHGLPPCGPLCPGATEQSLYEEDHYGQPWAGKDRLPSIVVEPSEGEVESGELRWPPETFSLLEEEGEDPDPDELFAEGEEALETGLSSFDSDVEEVLL
- the LOC110080971 gene encoding uncharacterized protein LOC110080971 isoform X1, whose translation is MTERMGGCEGPEGSAEAYASCPMPTEEGLDPSTSDEGGLNADHEMQWLSARENLPLQAPSLDSQLFLSPPQGLGADLLGDPPSEPGEELSGEACEEMSRDPAEPPYEEMCIREAPEVSCRGRRHGLPPCGPLCPGATEQSLYEEDHYGQPWAGKDRLPSIVVEPSEGEVESGELRWPPETFSLLEEEGEDPDPDELFAEGEEALETGESGAGTKGETLFGIPSQAVWDPWEPLPGALGNLLGFLGNSSQN